The sequence below is a genomic window from Daphnia pulicaria isolate SC F1-1A chromosome 6, SC_F0-13Bv2, whole genome shotgun sequence.
TTGCGGATTGATGAGAATAGAACCGGCTGGCACATCGTCTAAACTAGTGACTGCCCAAAGCAGAGTTGCATTATTAGTCGGCGGAGTTACGATTTCGGGAGTAGTGGCGGTTGCTCCGCCGACTGTTGCATTAGCGCGATTCCATTCCTGATTATAGCCGCCAGCATTTTGCGATTCAATATTGTTGCAGCTGCTGTTACAAGTTGCGGCTGGCGTCCGTAATGGCACAGCCCGGCTGTTGCTGGGCACCGGAGTAGGAGATGGAGCGGCAGAATGTTGAGATTTGTACCCGGAACTGGTAGGACTGGATCGAGAGATACTGAtcgaacttgaatttgaatcctgatttttatttttaaaaattaaaaattcaataatataTAATCGACTTAAACAGTTTCAATGTAACCGACCTCACTTGAACGTACTTGTTTGGATAAAAATCGAGTGCCATAATTCTGTCCGCCATGATGTTGGGTGTTGacgttgtgttgttgttgatagACACCCGGGGCTCCGTTGACATCACCTCCTCTCATGACTGCCGCATTGGCCTCGTGCGATGTGCAAGTGGCCGTGTATCCACCAAAACTGTACGACTTGGCCACGGTCGGACGTAAAGTGTTGCCGTAGCCGCCGAGTAAGTCGCGACTATCGAACGACTCCACCTGTCGACGAAATCAAACaattgtattaatttttttaaattaatattacaTAAGAAATATTACCTTGGGAATGCGCATGTTAGTGCGAAGTGTTCCTTGTGTCATCCGCTTTGGCCATCGAAGAGTCTGGATGTCTTCGCTGTTTGTGCGTGAAGTCGTCGGAGTGGCGTAAGCGGAGACGGTGGATTCCGACAGATTTTCCTTCCTTCTGGCTCCCGTAGCAGTAGTGGCTCCTTCGACTGCTGGACAGCAGACTCCTTCTGGGACCAGCGTCACTTGAGGTTGGAAGGCACGGTTCTTTGCTTTGCTGTCCATGCCCAGCACGCAGTCACGCTCTTCCAGGCTCCGACTTCGGATTTCCGTTGAACGGGTGAACTtgttgccgccgccgccgctgttgCTGCCGTTGCTGCTGTGACGGTCGGGTTCCTCGAAAGAGACCGTTTCTCTTTTGGGATTCAATTTCCTGTTGGGCTCCTCCGGCAGGACGACATCATCACGAACATACTCTTTGAATGCGACCTCCGGCAACCGCGTGTGACGCGATTTGCTCACCACCACGCAGTTACCTGTCAACCCAACCGAAccaaaattttcttattttgaataagaaaaaagaaaatagattgACAAGACTACCGGATTGGTCGACATTGTGTTCCATGCCAAAGTAAGCGGCGACTCGGTGGACGAGCATTCGGTGATAGGAGGACATGGCCGGAAAGCGGTGACAGGTACGTTTGGTATCTCTAACTAGGGCGATCATGTCCTGTTCGATGCGCAACAACGTCATCCGGTCTTTGTAATTGCGGTGCAATGTCTCGATGATAAAGTGGTGCAGGTCAACTCCCGTGTTGTCCGTGTACAAATGCGAGCCGGCCGCCAAGTAAGCCTCGCTGCCGTTGGCTAAATCCGTGCTCGAATCCCGCGATAAGGAAAACGAGACGAACGAACTCGAACTATCTACGCTGCACTGAGAACTCTCCACCTGTGTCAAATACGACGGTTATTTTATGTCATCGTACGGGGGTTGGAATTAAAtgattaatttcaaaaatgaaattctcaCCTGAACTCGAGGACGGAGTCGATTAGTCACTTGAGCCACTTCTTGGTGATGCGGTGATGAGGTTTCGTCGTGACTCTCTACGACCGTGATGACCAAAGaagcctgttgttgttgttgctgctgctgctgctgttcgtCGGGAACAGGTTGTGATGATGAGCTATTGGTTGTTGCGTTAAATAGAGGTGAAGAAGAAGGCGAATCGGGAGGCGGGGAAGCTGCTTCTCTTAAGGCGTGACTCCTCACCAGCAActtcattttgttcattttcttgtGACGACACACGTATTCACCTTCGCTGCTGGTACTCTGGCTGGAAACGAGGTCGGCTTGATGACTGGATCGCTTCTGATCGTTCAAATAACTGTTGCGGTGATTGTCTTCATTGCTGCTGGACGCTCGGCTCGGCTCGTCCACCTGATCACCCACTTCAATTCCGGGTGAGCTGGTCGCGTATTCCCCCATCGGCAACTCTTCGTCCTCCATAGTCGATCCAGCCCAGTCTTCTGTGCTGCTGGCCATTGCTGAGACTGGAGACTCTCGTATTTCGCTCAACTTtagatgataataataatattacattAGAAAAGAATGCGCGGTCATCTGATATTAGCGCGTAAAGCTTCCTATAATAAATCATTCAAAATAAGGTGGAAAACTAATTTGACTGCTGCTGTCTCTCTacacaagaacaaaagaaatgaatgattcatcactgctgctgggctgctgctgccgccgccgttGGATGTGGCTTGGAtgcatgttgttgttgagagAAGTTGGACCGCGAgtcaaaagtcaataagctTGGCTACAAACTAAAAAGGACTAACGCGTGGGGAAGAAGGCGTAGTCAAGCGGAGAGTGGATAAAAAGGCGACAGCCGAGACCAAGGACAAGAAGGAAGAGAAGACTATTTCGGGAGAGCAGCTCAGTGGCGCGCGCCACTACAAGTTACTAAACTATACTACCCTACTATACAGACGCTGGGCGCACTGAGCGAAGCAAGCAGCCAAACGAGGGTGGAGaagctcagcagcagcacgacaACAGTCAACCGTGAAAATGGTCGAACGTAAACACAAGATAGTAGGCGCAGATGGCCGCAGTCGAGAGTGTAATAGTATAGAAAGAGGCTTGTCGTATCAACGATTTCCTAATGAAATATCTCCACGTATCAAGAGAACCTGTCGCCAaccagaagaaagaagaaaaaagagaaaaaaaggaattgagGAAATCACACACAACTTACACTATCACTGGAAAGGTGATGGAACGGACGTGCTCTTCGGGAATTATGGATAGACGGATCTACAGGATCATTCCGGCTGTTGATGGTCTCTGCCGTTGGACAAACGatcgacaaacaaacaaacaaacgaaaaacaaatcaaaccacaaaaaaaaaaaacatcaacaaaaagggcaaaagaaatttgacGCGCCAATGATTTTCGTCAATGAATAAAACTATTGATAGGCTACACATTATAGTTGTATCGATTTGAATAAGCCTAAAATCAAATGTCTATCGACTGGAATCAAAGATTGAAATACACATTTATGATATGCAAATCGACGCCGGGGTTAAATCAAAACAATCAAAGAATTTCCAATTCATTCCAGCTCTTTTTCTATCTTAAAtagtagcagcagctgctTATTTTATACTAAGGTAAACATTGCCATCAGTTAGGTCAAGCAGCGAGGTATTCCGACATCCGAGTGGGGTTATATACACTCATCAACTTGAGTGACTACGTCCATCAGGAATCCGTTTATCAACCTGACATGGGTACACCTCAGACAACTGACACTCGGTATACATATTGTTATAGGATGTCTGTTTGACAAAAGTCTCTCAAGATCTACTCGGCAGTTTCAAACGGTAgtttaatcaataaaacatCAGCGTCGTCGTCTGTTGTGTGTacgaatagaaaaaagatgaaaaagaagctTCCGCAACTGGGAACGATTTATACCAATAAGCAGTCAGCGATTCAAGGTGGGTAGGGACTTTTGCATTTGAAAAGACACGACAGGGCGCAACCGCGCAGCAAATATCCATTAAAGATATGAATACAGTAGTGAGACTGGCGATCGATTTAACGTTTCAAGGTtttgcatcatcatcatatagatagtagtagtagaactTACTTTCGATTTGTGCCATGAAGAGGGAGCAGAACGATGAGAAGATGGCgcccggtgtgtgtgtgtctacgtGTGTGGGATGTGTAGGAAATGGGATCAGTTCAAAGTGCGTTCATTAACTGCggcaaataataagaaaaaacaaacaaatgggaTATTAGATGTTTAGTATCACAGCAGCACAAATGACGCGCGGTCCGAAGAACGAATTAAAAGTATGTATCAACACGGCGAAATGTCTTCAATATCAAGTCACCGGGGAGCTCTTTCGGGATAGGCATGCGGACTGCAAATGACAATTTACACACGGGCGTCTCTATAAACTCctctgtgtatgtgtgtgtgtgtctataataTCACATGGTGCTGCTGGTGTGTAGTCTACAGTGCGAATGAAAGAAACGCTGATACGAAATCTCGTTAATGTGCTGCGAGGGCGGCTGGTGGAATCATATGTGTGTGCTTGACGCTTAATAGATGTGGAGGAATAGTATAAAAATCGTGAAGGCTATACCGCAACATCAACACTAAGCATAGACATACCGCAACAGTAGAGGAGAGAGAGTCTGAGAAGAAATAAAGCGAATAATAACAGGGGGGCCGGCcatgtaataataatccaaGTAGTAATATACTAACACATGCGAAGGAGCGCGCGTAGGAAGGCCGAGAAACGGAaacgaaaaggaagaagaaagaaagaaaggagaagaatgaaggaaggaagaggaaaaggaaaagtggTAAAAACGGGAAGGAACTAAGGAAGTGTGGGAATAAAGCTCGAAGAGACGCAaagggaaaacagaaaaaataactcgggaaaaagtcaaagaaaaacacacacacacaagatacAACCGATTCCCAAAGATCATCAAATGATGCTCTGTACAGCCCATAGGGGAATAATGTATACACAGAGAAGATATACCAAATGAAGTTCGCCATGACACCACCACAAAGACAAACTAGTACCAAGTCGTCGTACTCGACGAGCATCACACACGAAAACGGTGGAATTTTTcacgaaaacacaaaaacgtAAGGTAATAATATAAGCAGGGCTTTTTAGAATAAATACcttgcgacgacgacgacgagaagaagaaacgatgGCGTAATCGGTAAGCTATTTTCTAGCTCTTCAAATGGCGGAAGGCCAACGAAAATCTCAGCGGGCGATATTCTCCTCGGCGGCTGCTGAGACTGGGTTGCTCCTGCTGCGTGTAGTACACAGTGCAGACTGTGTAGGACACGACGACCACGTCTTTTTACAGTTTCGATTCAGACGACGGTGGACTGCTGCTGTGTTGTTTGGCTGCTCATCCGTCCGGACACATTTGGCGGAAtcgcatcttctttttctactagTCCAAACAACAGCACCAGCAAATACACAGTCACGAATGCAATTCACTTTGATTGGAGTGGCGAGCAGTAGCGACAGTACACACCACCGGCTTGTCTCTCGTCTCTTCACAGGTCCTAGAACTTTGTCCGAATGAAGCGTCCAAGGAGGTGAAACAAACGATGAAAGAAGATGGGCAGAATCGTCGGGAGCTGCGAACCCCTCTCACATAtataggggaaaaaaggaggtAACAATGAGAGGGCTTTGCGTCTGCGTGAACGGCCCGCTATAGCTGCACGCCCGCGCGTACTATACAGCAGCAGAGAGACAAGGCATCTGCGCCAACATGGCCGTGTATTTGTCtatgttacacacacacacattcacgAGGGCTACTACAcactgcagcagcagagcGCCGGAGAAGAAACTTTTGCAGCTAGAAATTTCCACACAATCTCTTCGGCCGTTTCGAATCGACTCGCTATCCGCGCGCGCCCAACGCATGCGCGCAAAGTatatataacattttttttttcttttttaacagtgtGCGCGAATAGTTGGAATACGTACAACTCTAGCTGCTGAGAGGAATGCTTCCAGCTGTATAGGCTCGCACCCACGACTTTGCCCAGCTTTACGACTCGGCACACACTTCCGCTTTTTTGATGCTTTCGAAATCTGGCCACGACCTCCAGCCAATAATAATATTCGCGATTCGATCAAACAAACTTTGTCAAACGAcgaacaacattttttgtctCAAACATGGCACGGATGATACATTTGTGCACCACGCCATGATTGAACGCCTTGATGGAATTCGAAGAGAgtcgaaaaagaacaaaaatatagGACAAGAGGAATATAAATAGGATGGCCTATACACTACTGTCTTTTTGAAATATGGAGGAGATAATACACGGctggcttttctttttcttttaaaattttaaatcagaTTGCCTCTCCCTCTTGACTGCCGACAGCTGTTTATTATTCAAGTCCTTGGCTGCTCTGTATAGAATAATCATCGAGGCATCTCCTTCAATTGCTATGATTCGCTGTAGTCGACCGAAAGAGTTAACTCGAGCGATACACTTGGCCTTTGCTTATTCTTCCTATGGATCTATAAGACTCAGCATAGCTAACAACATTTACCCTGTCTAAGAAATAGTCAACATTCttccaacaaaagaaaacaataaccCGCTCATGTTATTAGAcacttatttgaatttttgatccaGCAAAAGCGTTTTGGGGGTGCATACAATTCTGCCTCTTAagcatttaaattaattcggCAGAAATAAGCTAACGCTGGAATATTTCAATTACAACCCGTTTTTCAATTCTAAACATGGGTCATTGCCAACTTATTACCATATATTACGTCTTGTTTCATAACCGGATCATGCTATTATATAAATGTACGGAAAGAGCCATTTTCATCGTTCCAGTGTCATATAAAAACGCCATAActtttttaatcaattcaGAAAGAGCAGAATGCAATTATAAGGGACATTTCTGtcgaaaaatttgtaaataacctACTGAAGCACCTTTCGATGTGGGGCGTGACAGAAAGCAATGCAGGGAAGAGATTGGATTCACGTGGGTCGTTATTCGTGAATCAAATTGGTTGCCATGGTGACAAGACTGAAATGTAGCAAAACACAGAAAGCAATTGCGTCACATTGCCGGATTCCTATGATTTGATCGCGTGCTGAGAACGGAGCATACGCTATATTCACGTGAAACTTGAAGGCTTATTGCTTGAATTGTCAAGTAATAGTCAATCGACAAGCAATATTTCGACACACGTACGGCATTCAACAATGGCGGTGATGCGCAATACTGGCGGACCAAGTTCCGAGAAATGATGAGCCATCCATTTTAAAACGCACTGACTAAACCTATACAACCATCCCATGAAATATCCACTGTAAGAAAGTATATGTCaacacaaagaaataaaatgggaAATATAATCAAGAACTTGCTAAACTGTTTCGATTTACCATAAAAAAGTATCCAcctcattttgataaaaataaacgTGCAGGGTTTCGTTTCCAAAATAGCGTCAACAGCATTATGTCCTAATAATATAAGTAATAAGGCAATGAACTTGGTCACGTCAATTTACTGTGGAATTTTCTCCGATCCGCACCAAAgcgcaatttttttcttaatttttcacaTTCACAGGGCTTTATGTGTTAAAAATACattaaataattgaatagATACGCTATAAAAAGATAATAACAAACTGCCCAGTCACCGTCTTTGgagattaataaaaaaataacaaaaacccATGGACTTTCGATCGTATTGACTCTTTTTATTTGGATGTACTGGCAATGCCTTCTACAATCTGACATATGTCGACTGCTTTAAGCTAGGAAAATACGTAATGTGATAATGAAAAAAGCCAACAAGTAGTTCAACATTCTAACGGAGTTTTGACAGTACATATTGGAAACGTGAAGCTAGGACGTCGTATTCTGTGTTTACTCTTATTGGGGTTGATTCAGCTGTTATCTCGATAAACGATTAAACGCCCAATAGTATCTTTGTTATGTAAGTGCTGTAATTTATCTTATTGGGGTACATGTATCTATTTAAATGTCCTATTTCTACAGTAAAATGAGTAAAGAAATTTACGAAAATCCGGATTTGAAAAAGGAACGACAAAACTGCCCtttcaacaaagaagaaatcacTCATCTTCTTgatggaggaaaagaaaaaaccattgAAAGGAAGCAacttggtaaaataaaaaaatatcgctGTCTTGATAACAGTAAgcaatatttcctttttttagaaaactaCATTCTGTCTGACGAGCAGTTAAAAGATGCTGTTCCAATGGAGTACCTGAGCCATGCAGATAAATATGCCGAAGAACTACGCAAGGCATGTCTGCTAATGCATAAACTGGCAGATTCACCAGCTGGTCAAGTTCCAACTTTGAGGTGACTATTTAAATTGCCAATaatcagaagaaaaacattctcatcttttgtttttgttgtgcaCTTGAGGATCTTTTAACCTTTATATTTAAGGTTCTAATTAGAGTTCATGTTTCTTTCTAGGGCCTTAATGGGAGCTGGACTTGGATCTGCTGTTTTGAAAGAAGGAAACCCCTTAGCACTGCATTATGTTATGTTCATCCCAGCTTTGATGGGCCAAGGAACAATAGATCAGCAAGCCAAGTGGCTTGAAAAAGCATACAATCTTAACATGATTGGAACATATGCCCAGGTAATTTAATGAACTGTCACACTTCTATTTATCTGTCAATTCATAACAGTTTTAATTTCACGACCAAGACTGAACTTGGGCATGGAACATTTCTTCGCGGACTTGAAACACGAGCAACTTATGACCCAAAAACGCAAGAATTTATATTGGAATCCCCATCACTAACTGCTTATAAATGGTGTTTGTAaattgtactttttttttatagaaatcacaatttaattatttttttttcttaggtgGCCTGGGTCATGTAAGACTATAGTCTCTTATTATTCATTTAGTCATGtatttcaaaattgtaatcaattaaaattacaGTGGGTAAAACAGCAAATTACGCTGTCGTAATGGCGCAACTTTacacaaaaggaaaatgtgAAGGCACTCATCCTTTCATGGTGCAGCTGAGGGACGAAGAAACTCACGAACCCCTGCCTGGTATAGTAAATATGTGGTTACATCCAGTGTGCATATGAAGTTACATAAATTATGCAATACTTTTATTAACAGGCATTTTGATTGGAGAAATTGGACCGAAGCTAGGAATGAATACGAATGACAACGGATATCTtggctttgaaaaattccgAATTCCTCGTGACCATCTTTTAATGAAACACTCCCAAGTGCTGGAAGATGGAACATATGTCAAACCCACCAATAGTAAATTAAGCTACGCTACTATGGTATTCGTGCGCGTCGTTGTttgccaagtaaaaaaaatccgcTAACGAGCTAGATTTTCAAACGAAATTACTAATCCTCAGTACATGACCTTTGTCAGGATATGACTACGAATTTGAGAAAAGCTGTCACTATTGCAACACGTTATAGTTGCGTTCGCCGTCAGTCAGAGCTCAAACCCGGGTTAGTTTTTACAGTTTATCTTTTAAGAGATGTTTACTCATTTCTAAAGAATTTAGGGATCGCGAGCCTCAGGTCATGGACTACCAGgctcaacaaaataaattattgccACCATTGGCAGCTACTTTTGCATTCCAATTAGCAGCCGACCATCTATGGAATTTATACAATACTGCCAATAACAATATAGAACAAGGAGATTTAGAGCTACTACCAGACGTATACTCTTTATGAAATACTTCTATAGCACTTTTCCTTTAtcgtaattatttatttaacagcTCCATGGGTTGTCGTGCGCTTTGAAAGCGCTCTGTTCCAGTGAAGCTGCCAATTTTGTTGAAGTATGTCGACAATCGTGCGGGGGCCACGGTTACATGTATGTAATTAAATTAACTTGAATTACTTCAAAATTCTTAAACTTGCGTATTTTTTATTGCTATTTATAGGTCATGTAGCAACTTCCCTCGCATTTACGGGCAGGTGACGGCAGCCGAAACTTATGAAGGAGAAAATACGGTTTTGTGGCTGCAAGTTGCAAGGTTCAATTCACTTCAGTTAAGGactattttgtattttattctaATCGATGATTGCGTTATCTGTAGATATTTAGTTAAGACTCGCAAAGAAAAATCGGGAGGATTGAGCGTGAAATATCTTATTGGCGAAGAAAAGGGACCTAAAACCGTGGATACAACTCTCGAAGGAATTGTTAAGTTGTATCGGCGCGCCGCCGTTGGGTATGATTGTTCAATGGGTGTCTAGGGTACTTTGTTATTTAATTCcatatatttgtttttctaggtTGGTTGACGTGGCAATAGCCGAGTTGGATAAAAGCGGTCGTAAAGGCGAAGCGCCCCATGATGCTTGGAATCATGCTGCCGTCTACCTAATCAAGGCTGCCCAAGCTCACGCccgtttatttgttgttgaaagCTTTGTCGATTCCCTAAAGGAGGGAAAGTTGTCGACACCGGTGCGCACTGTCCTTTCTCAGCTTTGCGAACTTTTTATAATTTACTGGCTTCTAGAACGAAGCGGTGATTTTTTCTTGGTAAGATGATCTACAATTCTCAATGAACGCAGAATAAAATTATTGTTAATATTTAATAGAGGGAGAAAGTCTGGTTatctaatatttattttgtattttatagTGCTCTAACTTAACAAAGCAAGACTTGTTACTGCTAAATTCCAAGTACGCCCCGTTATTTATGTGTTCCCATTTCTGCCAGCTAATTTATTTATACGATTTATTGATTGTAGGTACGTGGAATTGCTTGCTGCAATCCGACCCCAGGCCGTTAACCTCGTCGATAGCTTTGATTTACGGGATGAGGTTCTCAATTCACCGCTTGGATGTTGGGATGGAAATGTGTACCAAAGTATGCTTCGTAAATTTGGAATTCAATTAAGCTTTTCTCACAAAGTAAACTTTGTTTCTAGGACTCTTTGATGAAGCTGCCAAAAGTCCTCTGAACCAATCGAATGTCCACGAATCCTTCCACAAATATTTGAAGCCCTTGTTAAAATCCAACCTTTAGTTTTGAAGGAAAATGTTGCTGGATGTTACACTTTTGGACAAACTACATTTGCTTGCAATATGTAATTAACATGATCGTATGGCGCATgtcgaacatttttttatttttagaaattaaataaggggattttctattctttcaGGGTGAAAAATCTATACTTTGTTCAAATGTAGCATTTTTAGTAATTGGGATTATAATAAACCGAGTTCATATATATTTGAAatgctctttttaaaaaatgctctttttaaaaataaaataagttattTGTTGCAAAAATTCTTCATCATATTCATTTGGACTAATTCTTATTTTCAGTTGCGAAAAAGccgaaaattaatttgatcaatttgacaatttcttatttgaatCGCCAGAGCGGCAAGCAGACCAACAGCAGACGAAACTTTCATTAATTGGTTTGCTCAGTTTACTCTTCGACCTTCGACGGTTCGACCTTCGTTATCATGAGCTGATCAGCTCATCACGTTTCTCtcctttcaaataaaaaaacttaggTAGGGTACACCTACATACTCATTATATATTCATAAAAGAAATCCCATAACCTGTGCGTCACATGGCGAATGTGTGGCAGAA
It includes:
- the LOC124343189 gene encoding probable peroxisomal acyl-coenzyme A oxidase 1; this encodes MSKEIYENPDLKKERQNCPFNKEEITHLLDGGKEKTIERKQLENYILSDEQLKDAVPMEYLSHADKYAEELRKACLLMHKLADSPAGQVPTLRALMGAGLGSAVLKEGNPLALHYVMFIPALMGQGTIDQQAKWLEKAYNLNMIGTYAQTELGHGTFLRGLETRATYDPKTQEFILESPSLTAYKWWPGSLGKTANYAVVMAQLYTKGKCEGTHPFMVQLRDEETHEPLPGILIGEIGPKLGMNTNDNGYLGFEKFRIPRDHLLMKHSQVLEDGTYVKPTNSKLSYATMVFVRVVVCQDMTTNLRKAVTIATRYSCVRRQSELKPGDREPQVMDYQAQQNKLLPPLAATFAFQLAADHLWNLYNTANNNIEQGDLELLPDLHGLSCALKALCSSEAANFVEVCRQSCGGHGYMSCSNFPRIYGQVTAAETYEGENTVLWLQVARYLVKTRKEKSGGLSVKYLIGEEKGPKTVDTTLEGIVKLYRRAAVGLVDVAIAELDKSGRKGEAPHDAWNHAAVYLIKAAQAHARLFVVESFVDSLKEGKLSTPVRTVLSQLCELFIIYWLLERSGDFFLCSNLTKQDLLLLNSKYVELLAAIRPQAVNLVDSFDLRDEVLNSPLGCWDGNVYQRLFDEAAKSPLNQSNVHESFHKYLKPLLKSNL